In one window of Micromonospora cathayae DNA:
- a CDS encoding dihydrofolate reductase family protein — MRKLVVNAFLTLDGVMQSPGGPQEDPSGDFHQGGWIVNLFDDAVGETMGEIMGQPFDLLLGRRTYEIFASHWPNVRDDPGADALNAAHKYVASTTLRNPAWGPATVFGGDAPARIAELKRGDGPEIQVHGSSNLIQTLLRHDLVDEFRLMVFPVVVGAGKRLFGDGTLPRRFEVASTRISPSGTFIVTYQPTGEIEIGSFALAEPSEEEQQRRLATA; from the coding sequence ATGAGAAAACTTGTCGTCAACGCGTTCCTCACGCTGGACGGGGTGATGCAGTCACCCGGCGGGCCGCAGGAGGATCCGTCCGGTGACTTCCACCAGGGCGGGTGGATCGTCAACCTGTTCGACGACGCGGTCGGCGAGACCATGGGCGAGATCATGGGTCAGCCCTTCGACCTGCTGCTCGGCCGGCGCACGTACGAGATCTTCGCGTCGCACTGGCCGAACGTGCGGGACGACCCGGGTGCCGACGCGCTGAACGCCGCCCACAAGTACGTCGCCTCGACCACCCTGCGGAACCCGGCCTGGGGGCCGGCCACCGTCTTCGGCGGCGACGCCCCGGCCCGGATCGCCGAACTGAAGCGCGGGGACGGGCCGGAGATCCAGGTGCACGGCAGCAGCAACCTCATCCAGACGCTGCTCCGGCACGACCTGGTGGACGAGTTCCGGCTGATGGTCTTCCCGGTGGTGGTGGGTGCCGGCAAGCGTCTCTTCGGCGACGGCACCCTGCCCCGGCGGTTCGAGGTCGCCTCGACGCGGATCTCGCCGTCGGGCACGTTCATCGTCACCTACCAGCCGACCGGCGAGATCGAGATCGGTTCGTTCGCGCTGGCCGAGCCGAGCGAGGAGGAGCAGCAGCGGCGGCTCGCCACCGCCTGA
- a CDS encoding class I SAM-dependent methyltransferase has protein sequence MPRYLLFPGRHHLLTRFQAEYLSRLAAQRDGGPTDGGEVTVVWAVTSANHENTRRNPVPYHRREAAIERFSVLAGLRSVVVPIFDTTPTDRFAEVTVKTVAAATGLELTPADTVIACSTPEVAAMYERLGFRIAGVEADVEPTPARPWDVLLRLADGDPSWRDLAHPATLDVYARYRLDELVRSVVNDPVVGDEGGLTATRDYRTYAEAFTDAAQRKWDAVREHVRPGRIVDIGCGAGAVLELADRDPALRESDLIGVEVARQLFEECVHKKAQGVFSNPNVFFYRRNVLGGAVFAPRSVDTTMTFALTHEIWSYGDRMSSLRRFVQAIYDHTVPGGVWINSDVCGPDGRDRPVRLRLATTDGANPARPRTDLASLTPAEVAGHVRGLSTRARLDQFAVDYRFPFPYRPLDSAAGPVDGAVGAAQGAVGPVDGPDSPGDGPDGAVVELPLGAAMDFLTRKDYPDNWLSETQEQFCGLEWADWKALLADVGFEVDPASGPFRNEWIVTNRLAPVAALSTVTGAPLDWPVTHVLLVARRPVNT, from the coding sequence ATGCCCCGCTACCTGCTCTTTCCCGGCCGCCACCACCTGCTGACCCGGTTCCAGGCCGAGTACCTGAGCCGGCTGGCGGCCCAGCGTGACGGCGGCCCGACCGACGGTGGTGAGGTCACCGTGGTCTGGGCGGTCACCTCCGCCAACCACGAGAACACCCGGCGTAACCCGGTCCCCTACCACCGGCGGGAGGCGGCGATCGAACGCTTCAGCGTGCTCGCCGGGCTCCGTTCGGTGGTGGTGCCGATCTTCGACACCACCCCGACCGACCGGTTCGCCGAGGTCACCGTCAAGACCGTGGCGGCGGCCACCGGGTTGGAGCTGACCCCGGCGGACACCGTGATCGCCTGTTCCACCCCGGAGGTGGCCGCGATGTACGAGCGGTTGGGCTTCCGGATCGCCGGGGTGGAGGCGGACGTCGAGCCGACGCCGGCCCGGCCGTGGGACGTCCTGCTACGGCTGGCCGACGGTGACCCGTCGTGGCGGGACCTCGCCCATCCGGCCACCCTCGACGTGTACGCCCGCTACCGGCTCGACGAGCTGGTCCGGTCGGTGGTCAACGACCCGGTGGTCGGCGACGAGGGCGGCCTGACCGCCACCCGCGACTACCGCACGTACGCCGAGGCGTTCACCGACGCCGCGCAGCGCAAGTGGGACGCGGTACGGGAACACGTCCGGCCGGGCCGGATCGTCGACATCGGCTGCGGCGCGGGGGCCGTGCTGGAGCTGGCCGACCGGGATCCGGCCCTGCGGGAGAGCGACCTGATCGGCGTCGAGGTGGCCCGCCAGCTGTTCGAGGAGTGCGTGCACAAGAAGGCGCAGGGGGTGTTCAGCAACCCGAATGTCTTCTTCTACCGGCGCAACGTGCTCGGCGGCGCGGTGTTCGCGCCCCGCTCGGTGGACACCACGATGACCTTCGCGCTCACCCACGAGATCTGGTCGTACGGCGACCGGATGTCGTCCCTGCGCCGGTTCGTGCAGGCCATCTACGACCACACGGTGCCGGGCGGGGTGTGGATCAACAGTGACGTGTGCGGGCCGGACGGCCGGGACCGGCCGGTACGGTTGCGCCTGGCGACGACGGACGGCGCGAACCCGGCCCGGCCGCGCACCGACCTGGCGTCCCTGACGCCCGCCGAGGTGGCCGGGCACGTGCGGGGGCTGTCGACCCGGGCCCGGTTGGACCAGTTCGCGGTCGACTACCGCTTCCCCTTCCCGTACCGCCCGCTGGACAGCGCAGCCGGCCCGGTGGACGGCGCGGTCGGCGCGGCGCAGGGCGCGGTCGGCCCGGTGGACGGCCCGGACAGCCCGGGGGACGGCCCGGACGGAGCGGTCGTCGAGCTGCCGCTGGGCGCGGCGATGGACTTCCTCACCCGCAAGGACTACCCCGACAACTGGCTGTCCGAGACCCAGGAGCAGTTCTGCGGCCTGGAGTGGGCCGACTGGAAGGCGCTCCTCGCCGACGTCGGTTTCGAGGTCGACCCGGCGAGCGGGCCGTTCCGCAACGAGTGGATCGTCACCAACCGGCTCGCCCCGGTCGCCGCCCTCAGCACGGTGACCGGCGCACCGCTGGACTGGCCGGTCACGCACGTGCTGCTGGTCGCCCGCCGCCCGGTCAACACCTGA
- a CDS encoding bile acid:sodium symporter family protein, with the protein MSSGLSIALFPVALGIVMLGIGLSLTTEDFRRVLRHPRVVAICLGCQMLVLPAIALGLVVAFDLRPELAVGMMLLAASPGGSTAGLYSHLFKGNVALNVSLTAVNSVLALFTLPVIVNLAVAGFVGSDDSIGLQFGKVLQVFALVLIPIAIGMFVRSRYTAFALRMERPVKILSVVVLVVMIVGALTGIKDDVLDTLGEIILIVLVFNVISLAIGYLAPRLLRIGHRESVASSFEIGLHNATLAITVGMSPALLDNSTMAMPSVVYGTLMFFTAAAFGLVAARRAPAGPETPAAAPGPAGRTTRHPAG; encoded by the coding sequence ATGAGTTCCGGACTGTCGATCGCACTCTTCCCGGTCGCGTTGGGCATCGTCATGCTCGGGATCGGGCTCAGTCTCACCACCGAGGACTTCCGCCGGGTGCTCCGGCATCCCCGGGTGGTGGCGATCTGCCTCGGCTGCCAGATGCTGGTGCTGCCGGCGATCGCCCTGGGGCTGGTGGTCGCCTTCGACCTGCGTCCGGAACTGGCGGTCGGCATGATGCTGCTCGCCGCCTCACCGGGCGGCAGCACCGCCGGCCTATACAGCCACCTCTTCAAGGGCAACGTGGCGCTGAACGTCTCGCTGACCGCGGTGAACTCGGTGCTGGCCCTGTTCACCCTGCCGGTGATCGTGAACCTGGCGGTGGCCGGTTTCGTCGGCTCGGACGACTCGATCGGGCTCCAGTTCGGCAAGGTGCTCCAGGTCTTCGCCCTGGTGCTGATCCCGATCGCGATCGGGATGTTCGTCCGGTCCCGGTACACCGCCTTCGCGCTCCGGATGGAACGCCCGGTCAAGATCCTGTCCGTGGTGGTCCTGGTCGTGATGATCGTCGGGGCGCTCACCGGCATCAAGGACGACGTCCTCGACACCCTCGGCGAGATCATCCTCATCGTCCTGGTCTTCAACGTGATCAGCCTGGCGATCGGGTACCTAGCGCCGCGCCTGCTGCGGATCGGGCACCGTGAGTCGGTCGCCTCCTCGTTCGAGATCGGCCTGCACAACGCCACCCTGGCCATCACCGTCGGGATGAGCCCGGCGCTGCTGGACAACAGCACCATGGCGATGCCGTCGGTGGTCTACGGCACCCTGATGTTCTTCACCGCCGCCGCGTTCGGCCTGGTCGCCGCCCGCCGGGCCCCGGCCGGCCCCGAGACGCCGGCCGCCGCTCCCGGTCCGGCCGGCCGGACCACCCGGCACCCCGCCGGATGA
- a CDS encoding S8 family peptidase has protein sequence MRTPQVSSHRYATSRRLGALALAVTATAASLAGVAAPAGATGTASLVGATGAASLAGTTSLAGTTSLAGTTSLAGVAAPAGATGPAAVDGSVTILGADQPTAIPGSYIVVLRDSVVLRDTSILTRNGRVPAGALSASARQAARDAVDRTARAVAHRYGATVGHQYSAALRGFTIRADEAAARRIATDGSVAFVEQNRRIRLDAPATPGSAPATTDSGTAPVTVLGTQPNPPSWGLDRVDQAALPLDGSFSYPSGGGQGVHAYVIDSGIRFTHQDFGGRVVNGVDVVDGGTADDCYGHGSHVAGTLGGGTYGVAKNVTLVAVRVWACDATGDIATTTQAIDWVTANAQHPAVANMSFGNSTTLNPGAYEAATTGLINSGVTVVASAGNDGGDACVKTPAFIPAVLTVGSTWPDDGAAWLSNQGPCVDLFAPGQSIVSAGYDTDTAWATKSGTSMAAPHVAGAAALILAAHPTWTPAQVHARVLADATPGVVFNTRPNTTGRMLYVPPT, from the coding sequence ATGCGGACACCGCAGGTCAGTTCACACCGGTACGCCACCTCGCGGCGGCTCGGCGCGCTCGCGCTGGCCGTCACGGCCACGGCGGCATCGCTGGCCGGCGTCGCCGCACCGGCCGGCGCGACCGGCACAGCGTCGCTGGTCGGCGCGACCGGAGCGGCGTCGCTGGCCGGCACGACGTCGCTGGCCGGCACGACGTCGCTGGCCGGCACGACGTCGCTGGCCGGCGTCGCCGCACCGGCCGGCGCGACCGGCCCGGCAGCCGTAGACGGGTCGGTCACCATCCTCGGTGCCGACCAGCCGACCGCGATCCCGGGCAGCTACATCGTCGTACTCAGGGACAGCGTCGTCCTGCGGGACACCAGCATCCTGACCCGGAACGGCCGGGTGCCGGCCGGCGCCCTGTCCGCGTCGGCCCGGCAGGCGGCCCGGGACGCGGTGGACCGAACCGCGCGGGCCGTCGCCCACCGGTACGGGGCGACCGTGGGTCACCAGTACAGTGCCGCGCTGCGCGGTTTCACCATCCGGGCCGACGAGGCGGCGGCCCGGCGCATCGCCACCGACGGGTCCGTGGCCTTCGTGGAACAGAACCGCCGGATCCGGCTCGACGCCCCGGCCACCCCCGGCAGCGCCCCGGCCACCACCGACAGCGGCACCGCACCGGTCACCGTGCTGGGCACCCAGCCGAACCCGCCGTCCTGGGGCCTGGACCGGGTGGACCAGGCCGCCCTGCCGCTGGACGGCTCGTTCAGCTACCCGTCCGGCGGTGGGCAGGGCGTGCACGCGTACGTCATCGACTCCGGCATCCGCTTCACCCACCAGGACTTCGGCGGCCGGGTGGTCAACGGCGTCGACGTGGTGGACGGCGGCACCGCCGACGACTGCTACGGCCACGGCAGCCACGTCGCCGGCACCCTGGGCGGCGGCACGTACGGGGTGGCGAAGAACGTCACGCTGGTCGCGGTACGGGTCTGGGCGTGCGACGCCACCGGTGACATCGCCACCACCACCCAGGCGATCGACTGGGTGACCGCGAACGCCCAGCACCCCGCCGTGGCGAACATGAGCTTCGGCAACTCGACCACACTCAACCCCGGCGCGTACGAGGCGGCCACCACCGGGCTGATCAACTCGGGGGTCACCGTGGTCGCGTCCGCCGGCAACGACGGCGGGGACGCCTGCGTGAAGACGCCCGCGTTCATCCCGGCGGTACTCACCGTCGGGTCGACCTGGCCGGACGACGGTGCCGCCTGGCTGAGCAACCAGGGTCCGTGCGTGGACCTGTTCGCGCCCGGCCAGAGCATCGTCTCCGCCGGGTACGACACCGACACCGCGTGGGCCACGAAGTCCGGTACCTCGATGGCGGCACCGCACGTCGCCGGGGCCGCCGCGCTGATCCTCGCCGCGCACCCGACCTGGACGCCGGCGCAGGTGCACGCCCGGGTGCTCGCCGACGCCACCCCGGGCGTCGTCTTCAACACCCGGCCCAACACCACCGGCCGGATGCTGTACGTGCCGCCCACCTGA
- a CDS encoding DoxX family protein, whose protein sequence is MNVALWAIAGLLAVVFAVIGGLKLARPKEQLLTSGMEALAPFPAGLIKLIGALEVLAAIGLILPGALHIAPVLVPLAAVGLLIIMVGAVVTHALRREVGPVLRNLLLVALLVVVAWGRFGPYAF, encoded by the coding sequence ATGAACGTCGCCCTGTGGGCCATCGCCGGTCTGCTCGCCGTCGTCTTCGCCGTCATCGGCGGCCTCAAGCTGGCCCGCCCGAAGGAGCAGCTGCTCACCTCCGGCATGGAGGCGCTGGCGCCCTTCCCCGCCGGGCTGATCAAGCTCATCGGTGCGCTGGAGGTACTGGCCGCGATCGGGCTGATCCTCCCCGGCGCGCTCCACATCGCCCCGGTGCTGGTGCCACTGGCCGCCGTCGGCCTGCTGATCATCATGGTCGGCGCGGTCGTCACCCACGCCCTGCGCCGCGAGGTCGGGCCGGTACTGCGGAACCTGCTGCTGGTCGCGCTGCTGGTCGTGGTGGCCTGGGGCCGCTTCGGCCCGTACGCCTTCTGA
- a CDS encoding DUF1501 domain-containing protein: MDTLTRRRFLVASGVVGATALAAGATAHRLDDLFATAGDRDPQARTLVLITLYGGNDGLNTVIPYADPAYHDARPELAYPEDAVRKLDDRVGLNPALAGLHRLHDAGRLAVVRGVGYPQPDRSHFRSMDIWHTAEPERPGTTGWLGRWLDRAGGDPRLAVSFEPALPPLLAGERSAGAAVPVTGRRTVRGLPESTLAGFAATAGEDTPARARAAACFADLRAVDAMVQGVRDDDAAGEEPDGEPEPATATGGAGTPLDAQLDLVARCVEARVATRVFSVSLGGFDTHADEKRLQEVLLGQVDRAVSGFVDRMAGTEAGRQVVVVVYSEFGRRVRANGSDGTDHGTASDVLLLGSGVRGGRYGEPPSLTDLDGGDLRFTTDFRDVYATLLERVLDTDPGAVLGGWRGRLTGPL; encoded by the coding sequence ATGGACACCCTGACCCGACGGCGGTTCCTGGTGGCGAGCGGGGTGGTCGGCGCGACCGCCCTGGCGGCCGGGGCCACCGCCCACCGCCTGGACGACCTGTTCGCCACCGCCGGGGACCGCGACCCGCAGGCCCGTACGCTGGTGCTGATCACCCTGTACGGGGGTAACGACGGCCTGAACACGGTGATCCCGTACGCCGACCCGGCCTACCACGACGCCCGCCCCGAGTTGGCGTACCCGGAGGACGCGGTGCGGAAGCTGGACGACCGGGTGGGCCTCAACCCGGCCCTGGCCGGCCTGCACCGGTTGCACGACGCGGGCCGGCTCGCCGTGGTCCGGGGCGTGGGTTACCCGCAACCGGACCGCAGCCACTTCCGTTCGATGGACATCTGGCACACCGCCGAACCGGAACGTCCCGGCACCACCGGCTGGCTCGGCCGGTGGCTGGACCGGGCCGGTGGCGACCCGCGGCTGGCGGTCTCCTTCGAGCCGGCGCTGCCGCCGCTGCTGGCCGGGGAACGCAGCGCGGGCGCGGCGGTGCCGGTGACCGGACGGCGGACGGTCCGGGGGCTGCCGGAGTCCACACTGGCCGGGTTCGCCGCCACCGCCGGGGAGGACACCCCGGCCCGGGCCCGCGCGGCGGCCTGCTTCGCCGACCTGCGCGCGGTCGACGCGATGGTCCAGGGGGTCCGCGACGACGACGCGGCCGGGGAGGAGCCGGACGGCGAGCCGGAACCGGCCACCGCGACCGGTGGCGCGGGCACCCCGCTCGACGCCCAGTTGGACCTGGTCGCCCGGTGCGTCGAGGCGCGCGTCGCCACCCGGGTCTTCTCGGTCTCGCTGGGCGGCTTCGACACCCACGCCGACGAGAAGCGGCTCCAGGAGGTCCTGCTCGGGCAGGTGGACCGCGCGGTGAGTGGCTTCGTCGACCGGATGGCGGGTACCGAAGCCGGCCGGCAGGTGGTGGTGGTCGTCTACTCGGAGTTCGGCCGACGGGTCCGGGCTAACGGCTCCGACGGCACCGACCACGGCACCGCCTCGGACGTCCTGCTGCTGGGCTCCGGTGTGCGCGGCGGCCGGTACGGCGAGCCGCCCAGCCTCACCGACCTCGACGGCGGCGACCTGAGGTTCACCACCGACTTCCGGGACGTCTACGCCACCCTGCTGGAGCGGGTCCTGGACACCGATCCGGGCGCGGTGCTCGGCGGCTGGCGCGGCCGGCTCACCGGCCCGCTCTGA
- a CDS encoding DUF2087 domain-containing protein, with protein MTPETVVRLLAEPDRMRVLGAVALGAETPDAVAAASGLPARTVSVALHRLREHGLVVAEGGALRVDHGALRELARATPSTVAPDTPDAGLRPFVRGDRLVSVPAQLSRREAVLRHVAERAFEPGADYSEPAVNDRLRAWCDGGGVDHVTIRRYLIDLGILSRTGGVYRLGPEPSGAPGPAERYVRAMGLD; from the coding sequence ATGACTCCTGAGACGGTGGTACGACTGCTGGCCGAGCCGGACCGGATGCGGGTACTCGGCGCGGTGGCTCTCGGGGCGGAGACGCCCGACGCGGTGGCGGCGGCGTCCGGCCTGCCGGCGCGGACCGTGTCGGTGGCGCTGCACCGGCTCCGGGAGCACGGGCTGGTGGTCGCCGAGGGCGGCGCGCTCCGGGTCGACCACGGCGCGCTGCGCGAGCTGGCCCGCGCGACACCGTCCACGGTCGCCCCGGACACCCCCGACGCCGGGCTGCGGCCGTTCGTGCGCGGCGACCGGCTGGTCAGCGTCCCGGCTCAGCTCAGCCGACGGGAGGCGGTCCTGCGGCACGTCGCCGAACGGGCCTTCGAGCCGGGTGCCGACTACTCCGAGCCGGCCGTCAACGACCGGCTGCGGGCCTGGTGCGACGGGGGCGGGGTCGACCACGTCACGATCCGCCGGTACCTGATCGACCTGGGGATCCTCTCCCGGACGGGCGGGGTCTACCGGCTCGGACCGGAGCCGTCCGGCGCGCCGGGCCCGGCGGAGCGGTACGTCCGGGCGATGGGCCTGGACTGA
- a CDS encoding DUF1800 domain-containing protein, translating into MTEREAVAHLLRRATFGPTADEVDDAERVGVRATLDRLLAPTGPDRTPGLPDLGPDPYAGLTRSSTREQRQQANQRRRAQVRALTWWWLDRMVTSTDQAGEKLLFFWHGHWATSERKVRSATLMLRHLETLRRYGRGPLPPLVDAMVRDPALILWLDGQRNTRKAPNENLARELMELFTLGHGNGYTEDDVREGARALTGWTVDRRTGAVRFEPRRHDAGPKTILGQRADFDAASYAGLLAGRPETARHVAGRLWFRYAGPDVPPPADLAGPDTVTTLRRILTAPAFAQTRDTLVKQPVEWLVGAARQLGVRPSGLPEQERRRLLAGLAALDQVPLRPPSVGGWPAGTAWLTTASLQARLRTADALAGAAARTVLATLTAAPPAGRPDALARLLVVDRWSERTRAALTPLTGEPRKLIAAGLVSPEYAVY; encoded by the coding sequence ATGACTGAGCGGGAAGCGGTGGCGCACCTGCTGCGCCGGGCGACGTTCGGGCCGACCGCCGACGAGGTGGACGACGCGGAACGGGTCGGGGTACGCGCCACCCTCGACCGGCTGCTGGCCCCGACCGGCCCCGACCGGACACCCGGGTTGCCGGACCTCGGCCCGGACCCGTACGCGGGACTGACCCGGTCCTCGACCCGGGAGCAACGCCAGCAGGCCAACCAGCGGCGCCGCGCACAGGTACGCGCGCTGACCTGGTGGTGGCTGGACCGGATGGTCACCAGCACCGACCAGGCCGGCGAGAAGCTACTGTTCTTCTGGCACGGCCACTGGGCGACCAGCGAACGGAAGGTCCGCTCGGCGACCCTGATGCTCCGCCACCTGGAAACGCTGCGCCGGTACGGGCGCGGGCCGCTGCCGCCGCTGGTCGACGCGATGGTCCGGGACCCGGCGCTGATCCTGTGGCTGGACGGGCAACGCAACACCCGCAAGGCCCCCAACGAGAACCTGGCCCGGGAACTGATGGAGCTGTTCACGCTCGGCCACGGCAACGGCTACACCGAGGACGACGTGCGGGAGGGCGCGCGGGCGCTCACCGGCTGGACGGTGGACCGCCGCACCGGCGCGGTCCGGTTCGAGCCCCGCCGGCACGACGCCGGCCCGAAGACCATCCTCGGCCAGCGGGCCGACTTCGACGCCGCGTCGTACGCGGGACTGCTCGCCGGACGGCCGGAGACCGCACGGCACGTCGCCGGCCGGCTCTGGTTCCGGTACGCCGGCCCGGACGTGCCACCACCGGCCGACCTGGCCGGCCCGGACACGGTGACCACGCTGCGCCGGATCCTCACCGCGCCGGCCTTCGCGCAGACCCGGGACACCCTGGTCAAACAGCCGGTCGAGTGGCTGGTCGGGGCGGCCCGTCAGCTCGGGGTACGCCCGTCGGGCCTGCCCGAGCAGGAGCGACGCCGGCTGCTCGCCGGGCTGGCCGCGCTGGACCAGGTGCCGCTGCGCCCGCCGAGCGTCGGCGGCTGGCCGGCCGGTACCGCCTGGCTGACCACCGCGTCCCTCCAGGCCCGACTGCGGACCGCCGACGCGCTGGCCGGGGCGGCGGCGCGGACGGTGCTGGCGACGCTGACCGCCGCGCCGCCGGCGGGCCGGCCGGACGCGCTGGCCCGGCTGCTCGTGGTCGACCGGTGGAGCGAACGCACCCGGGCCGCGCTGACCCCGCTGACCGGCGAGCCGCGCAAGCTGATCGCGGCCGGCCTGGTCAGCCCCGAGTACGCGGTCTACTGA
- a CDS encoding SulP family inorganic anion transporter, with translation MMSSAPPWRALRADLSASVVVFLVALPLCVGIAVASGVPAELGLVTGIVGGLVVGLMPGSSLQVSGPAAGLTVLVAEAVDRYGLAGLGTIVLVAGLVQVGLGLLRLGRWFRAITVSVVQGMLAGIGLLLIAGQLYVLAGAAVPHSGTGKFTGLPGLLNGIVVSHPARVSLAVGVSTIVVMVAWDALPGRLRTVPGALVAVVLAAGVTAAFGLPVDTIQVEGVLAAMQPSLGHWGELVDLGVLATIATFTLVASAESLFSAAAVDRLHQGPRTDFDKELVAQGTGNAICGLLGALPMTAVIVRSSANVRAGARTKASRVLHGLWLLLFAAAAPGLIGLMPLPALAAVLVYAGFKLLPLRALPELWRGHRGEVVVLVVTATAILTTDMFTGVLVGLGLAVVKTAWETSHVRVTVRDAGAGPIDVAITGNATFLRLPTILTTLNGLPADRTVRLDLSGLRHVDHACRTALDTWIETHNSNTGVSVHVVAPRPAGDDQPRTVEATE, from the coding sequence ATGATGTCTTCCGCCCCGCCCTGGCGTGCGCTGCGGGCCGACCTGTCCGCCTCCGTCGTCGTCTTCCTCGTGGCGTTGCCGCTCTGCGTCGGCATCGCCGTCGCCTCCGGCGTACCGGCCGAACTGGGCCTGGTCACCGGCATCGTCGGTGGTCTGGTGGTGGGACTCATGCCCGGCAGCAGCCTCCAGGTCAGCGGCCCGGCCGCCGGCCTGACCGTGCTGGTCGCCGAGGCCGTGGACCGGTACGGGCTGGCCGGGCTCGGCACGATCGTCCTGGTCGCCGGGCTGGTCCAGGTCGGTCTGGGGCTGCTGCGGCTGGGCCGCTGGTTCCGCGCCATCACCGTGTCCGTGGTGCAGGGCATGCTCGCCGGCATCGGCCTGCTGCTCATCGCCGGGCAGCTCTACGTGCTGGCCGGTGCCGCCGTGCCGCACTCCGGCACCGGGAAGTTCACCGGGCTGCCGGGGCTGCTGAACGGGATCGTCGTCTCCCACCCGGCCCGGGTCTCGCTCGCCGTGGGCGTGTCGACCATCGTGGTGATGGTGGCCTGGGACGCGTTGCCCGGTCGGCTGCGGACCGTCCCCGGCGCGCTGGTCGCCGTCGTGCTGGCCGCCGGGGTGACCGCCGCGTTCGGGCTGCCGGTCGACACCATCCAGGTGGAGGGGGTGCTGGCGGCGATGCAGCCCTCCCTCGGGCACTGGGGGGAATTGGTCGACCTCGGTGTGCTCGCCACCATCGCCACGTTCACCCTGGTCGCCTCGGCGGAAAGCCTGTTCAGCGCGGCGGCGGTGGACCGGCTGCACCAGGGCCCGCGTACCGACTTCGACAAGGAACTCGTGGCCCAGGGCACCGGCAACGCCATCTGCGGCCTGCTCGGCGCCCTGCCGATGACCGCGGTCATCGTCCGCAGTTCCGCCAACGTACGGGCCGGGGCGCGGACCAAGGCGTCCCGGGTGCTGCACGGCCTGTGGCTGCTGCTGTTCGCCGCCGCCGCGCCCGGCCTGATCGGGCTGATGCCGCTGCCGGCGCTGGCCGCCGTGCTGGTGTACGCCGGATTCAAGCTGCTGCCGCTGCGGGCCCTGCCGGAGCTCTGGCGGGGACACCGGGGCGAGGTGGTGGTGCTGGTGGTGACGGCGACGGCCATCCTCACCACGGACATGTTCACCGGGGTGCTGGTCGGTCTGGGCCTGGCGGTGGTCAAGACCGCCTGGGAGACGTCGCACGTGCGGGTCACCGTCCGGGACGCCGGGGCCGGCCCGATCGACGTCGCGATCACCGGCAACGCCACCTTCCTGCGGCTGCCCACCATTCTCACCACGCTGAACGGGCTGCCCGCCGACCGGACCGTACGGCTCGACCTGAGCGGCCTGCGCCACGTCGACCATGCCTGCCGGACGGCGCTGGACACCTGGATCGAGACGCACAACAGCAACACGGGGGTGTCCGTGCACGTCGTGGCCCCGCGTCCGGCCGGGGACGACCAGCCCCGCACGGTCGAGGCCACCGAGTGA